From a region of the Panicum virgatum strain AP13 chromosome 2K, P.virgatum_v5, whole genome shotgun sequence genome:
- the LOC120672925 gene encoding CBS domain-containing protein CBSX1, chloroplastic-like — MDATLLLSAVDATFAARRRPCTPARRPGRVVPGLRPAPCRSVHARATAAAAPAAGQSNAVYTVGDFMTRKENLHVAKPTTSVDEALELLVQHRISGFPVVDDNWKLVGVVSDYDLLALDSMLGNGLPDTDTNMFPDVESTWKTFREIQRLLSKTNGKVIGDVMTSSPLVVRENTNLDAATRLLLETKYRRLPVVDSTGKLVGMITRGNVVGAALEIKKKSEEGA, encoded by the exons atggacgcCACGCTGCTGCTCTCCGCCGTCGACGCCACCTTCGCTGCCCGGCGACGCCCTTGtacgcccgcgcgccgcccgggGCGGGTTGTGCCAGGCCTGCGTCCGGCGCCCTGCAGGTCCGTCCACGCGCGAGCCACCGCAGCGGCTGCGCCAGCTGCCGGG CAAAGCAATGCAGTCTACACGGTTGGTGACTTCATGACGAGGAAGGAAAATCTCCATGTTGCCAAACCTACGACATCAGTTGATGAAG CCCTCGAGCTGTTGGTGCAGCACAGGATTTCTGGCTTCCCTGTGGTTGACGACAATTGGAAGCTG GTTGGGGTCGTCTCAGATTATGATCTGTTAGCACTGGACTCAATGTTAG GAAATGGACTTCCTGATACAGATACAAACATGTTCCCTGATGTGGAAAGTACTTGGAAG ACATTCCGTGAGATCCAGAGACTACTAAGCAAAACTAATGGCAAAGTCATTGGTGATGTTATGACTTCTTCGCCCCTTGTGGTGCGTGAAAATACTAATCTGGATGCGGCTACAAGGTTGCTACTTGAAACCAAGTACCGGAGATTACCTGTAGTTGATAGCACGGGGAAACTT GTTGGGATGATAACAAGGGGAAACGTCGTTGGAGCTGCTCTTGAAATAAAGAAGAAATCTGAAGAAGGTGCTTGA